One genomic segment of Paenibacillus sp. FSL H8-0332 includes these proteins:
- the rpmC gene encoding 50S ribosomal protein L29 produces the protein MKANELRNLTTAEIEQKIAGFKEELFNLRFQLATGQLDNPTRIRDVRKEIARAKTVIHQRVLGIS, from the coding sequence ATGAAAGCTAATGAACTTCGCAACTTAACCACTGCTGAGATTGAACAGAAAATCGCCGGATTCAAGGAAGAACTTTTCAATCTCCGTTTTCAATTGGCAACAGGCCAACTGGATAACCCGACTCGGATTCGTGATGTGCGTAAGGAAATAGCTCGTGCTAAAACCGTTATCCATCAAAGAGTACTTGGGATTAGTTAA
- the rpsC gene encoding 30S ribosomal protein S3 — MGQKVNPVGLRVGIIRDWESKWYAGKDFGTLLMEDVRIREYLKGKLKDSSVSRIEIERAANRVNVTIHTAKPGMVIGKGGAEVEVLRSAVTTIAGGKKVHININEIKHPELDAILVAESIAQQLERRVSFRRALKQAIQRTMRSGAKGIKTQVGGRLGGAEIARSEGYSEGTVPLHTLRADIDYGTAEAHTTYGLIGVKVWIYRGEVLPPAKKHAAQEGGN; from the coding sequence GTGGGTCAAAAGGTAAATCCAGTAGGACTCCGAGTCGGTATTATTCGCGATTGGGAATCAAAATGGTATGCAGGCAAAGATTTCGGTACTCTTTTAATGGAAGACGTTAGAATCCGGGAATACCTTAAAGGCAAGCTGAAAGATTCCTCTGTTTCCCGCATCGAGATTGAAAGAGCGGCAAACCGAGTGAACGTTACAATTCACACTGCCAAGCCTGGTATGGTAATTGGTAAAGGCGGAGCAGAAGTAGAAGTACTTCGCAGCGCAGTTACAACTATCGCCGGCGGTAAAAAAGTACACATCAACATCAATGAAATTAAACACCCTGAACTGGATGCTATTCTTGTTGCTGAAAGCATTGCACAACAGCTGGAACGTCGCGTATCGTTCCGTCGTGCTCTGAAACAAGCCATTCAAAGAACTATGCGTTCCGGCGCAAAGGGAATTAAAACTCAGGTTGGCGGACGTCTTGGCGGCGCTGAGATTGCCCGTTCAGAAGGCTATAGCGAAGGAACAGTTCCACTTCATACGCTTCGTGCTGATATCGATTACGGAACAGCTGAAGCACATACAACTTACGGCCTTATCGGCGTAAAAGTATGGATCTACCGTGGAGAAGTTCTTCCCCCAGCTAAGAAACATGCTGCTCAGGAAGGAGGCAACTAA
- the rplV gene encoding 50S ribosomal protein L22 has translation MEAKAHARSVRISARKAKLVIDLIRGKQVGEAIAILRHTPKSASPVVEKLLNSAIANAEHNYSMDVNSLFVSEVFVNQGPTMKRFRPRAMGRASRINKRTSHITLVVSEK, from the coding sequence ATGGAAGCAAAAGCACATGCAAGATCGGTGCGGATTTCCGCTCGTAAAGCGAAACTGGTTATTGACTTGATTCGCGGCAAGCAAGTGGGGGAAGCAATTGCAATTCTTCGCCACACTCCGAAGTCCGCTTCTCCGGTTGTTGAGAAGCTACTGAACTCGGCGATAGCGAATGCTGAGCATAACTACTCTATGGACGTTAACAGCTTATTCGTAAGCGAGGTTTTCGTTAACCAGGGTCCTACAATGAAACGTTTCCGTCCGCGCGCCATGGGCCGCGCAAGCCGGATCAATAAACGTACCAGCCACATTACTTTGGTGGTATCTGAGAAATAA
- the rplN gene encoding 50S ribosomal protein L14 encodes MIQPFTRLHVADNSGAKELMCIRVLGGTGRRTAAIGDLIVCSVKQATPGGVVKKGDVVRAVVVRTKRSVRRKDGSYIAFDENAAVVVKDDRSPRGTRIFGPVARELRDKDYMKIVSLAPEVI; translated from the coding sequence ATGATTCAACCATTTACACGTTTGCATGTGGCTGACAACTCTGGTGCGAAGGAACTGATGTGTATCCGCGTACTGGGTGGTACTGGACGTCGTACAGCGGCAATCGGCGATTTGATCGTTTGTTCCGTTAAACAAGCAACACCAGGCGGCGTTGTCAAAAAGGGTGATGTTGTTAGAGCGGTAGTTGTTCGTACAAAACGTTCGGTACGCCGTAAAGACGGATCTTACATCGCATTCGATGAGAATGCAGCTGTTGTTGTTAAAGACGACAGAAGCCCACGCGGAACACGTATCTTCGGACCAGTTGCCCGCGAACTTCGCGACAAGGACTACATGAAGATCGTTTCCTTGGCACCGGAAGTAATCTAA
- a CDS encoding type Z 30S ribosomal protein S14, with product MAKTSMKVKQQREPKFKVRAYTRCERCGRPHSVLQKFKICRICFRELAYKGQIPGVKKASW from the coding sequence GTGGCAAAGACTTCAATGAAAGTTAAACAACAACGCGAGCCTAAGTTCAAAGTACGTGCATATACACGTTGCGAGCGTTGCGGTCGTCCACATTCGGTACTGCAAAAGTTCAAAATTTGCAGAATTTGTTTCCGTGAATTAGCTTATAAAGGCCAGATTCCTGGCGTGAAAAAAGCAAGTTGGTAA
- the rplX gene encoding 50S ribosomal protein L24 codes for MPRVKKVLESHNNKLHVKKDDVVLVISGKDKGKKGRVIAAYPRQNRVLVEGVNMVKKHQKPNQLNPQGGIIEQEATIHVSNVMHIDPKSGKVTRIGYKVLDNGKKVRVAKRSGEIID; via the coding sequence ATGCCTAGAGTTAAAAAAGTTCTGGAATCCCATAACAATAAACTGCACGTGAAAAAAGATGATGTGGTACTTGTGATCAGCGGGAAAGACAAAGGTAAAAAAGGCCGTGTCATCGCTGCTTATCCTCGTCAAAACCGCGTCCTGGTAGAAGGCGTGAACATGGTGAAGAAACACCAGAAGCCTAACCAGTTGAATCCGCAAGGCGGAATCATCGAGCAGGAAGCTACGATCCATGTGTCCAACGTAATGCACATTGATCCGAAGAGCGGGAAAGTTACGCGTATCGGCTATAAAGTACTAGATAACGGTAAGAAGGTTCGGGTAGCAAAAAGATCCGGAGAGATTATCGACTAA
- the rpsS gene encoding 30S ribosomal protein S19, translating to MGRSLKKGPFIDGYLLKKVEVLNETDKKVVVKTWSRRSTIFPQFIGHTFGVYDGRKHVPVYVTEDMVGHKLGEFAPTRTYKGHAGDDKKTRR from the coding sequence ATGGGTCGCAGTTTAAAGAAGGGGCCGTTCATTGATGGCTACCTGCTGAAAAAAGTTGAGGTTTTGAACGAGACAGACAAGAAAGTTGTAGTAAAAACCTGGTCCCGTCGCTCAACCATTTTCCCTCAGTTTATCGGACATACGTTTGGTGTATATGACGGCCGCAAACACGTGCCTGTATACGTAACAGAAGATATGGTAGGTCACAAGTTGGGCGAGTTCGCGCCAACACGTACTTACAAAGGCCACGCGGGTGACGATAAGAAAACAAGAAGATAA
- the rplE gene encoding 50S ribosomal protein L5, giving the protein MAARMKERFLNEITPSLMQKFNYTTVMQVPKIEKIVINMGVGDAVQNSKVLDAAVNDMQLITGQKPIITKAKKSIAGFKLRENMPIGVKVTLRGERMYYFLDKLINVTLPRVRDFRGISSKAFDGRGNYTLGLKEQLIFPEIEYDKVDKVRGMDIVIVTTAKTDEESRELLNQLGMPFIK; this is encoded by the coding sequence ATGGCAGCAAGAATGAAAGAACGTTTTCTGAATGAAATCACACCATCTTTGATGCAGAAGTTTAACTACACAACAGTTATGCAAGTGCCTAAGATCGAGAAGATCGTCATCAACATGGGTGTGGGTGACGCTGTTCAAAACTCCAAAGTACTTGACGCTGCAGTTAACGACATGCAGTTGATCACTGGTCAAAAGCCAATCATCACCAAAGCAAAGAAATCCATCGCCGGTTTTAAACTGCGCGAAAATATGCCGATCGGGGTTAAAGTAACACTGCGCGGCGAGCGTATGTATTACTTCCTGGATAAATTGATCAACGTAACGCTTCCACGCGTTCGTGACTTCCGTGGTATTTCCAGCAAAGCCTTTGATGGCCGTGGTAACTACACACTGGGTCTTAAAGAACAATTGATCTTCCCGGAAATCGAATATGACAAAGTGGATAAGGTCCGCGGTATGGACATCGTTATTGTAACAACTGCAAAGACGGACGAGGAATCCCGTGAGCTGCTGAATCAGCTGGGAATGCCTTTCATAAAATAA
- the rpsQ gene encoding 30S ribosomal protein S17 translates to MSEERNARKVLTGKVVSDKMDKTIVIAVETYKKHNLYHKRIKSTKKFKAHDEENVAKIGDVVKVMETRPLSKDKRWRLVEVIEKAVII, encoded by the coding sequence ATGAGCGAAGAGCGTAATGCACGTAAAGTGTTGACCGGTAAAGTAGTCAGCGACAAAATGGATAAAACCATCGTAATTGCTGTTGAAACCTATAAAAAGCACAATCTGTATCACAAACGCATCAAGTCCACGAAGAAATTCAAGGCACATGATGAAGAGAATGTTGCTAAAATTGGTGATGTCGTGAAAGTCATGGAAACTCGTCCATTGTCGAAGGACAAACGGTGGAGACTGGTTGAAGTGATAGAAAAAGCGGTTATCATCTAA
- the rplP gene encoding 50S ribosomal protein L16, translating to MLVPKRVKHRKQQRGHMRGMAKGGTELNFGEYGLQAMEPSWITNRQIEAARIAMTRYIKRGGQVWIKIFPDKPITQKPLEVRMGSGKGNVEKWVAVVKPGKIMFELGGVSEEIAREAMRLAAHKLPVKTKFVKREELGGEANES from the coding sequence ATGTTGGTACCAAAGCGCGTTAAACACCGCAAGCAACAACGCGGTCACATGAGAGGTATGGCAAAAGGCGGAACCGAGCTCAACTTCGGCGAATATGGTCTGCAGGCTATGGAGCCATCTTGGATCACTAACCGTCAGATCGAAGCTGCACGTATCGCGATGACACGTTACATCAAACGTGGCGGTCAGGTTTGGATCAAGATTTTCCCGGATAAGCCAATTACTCAGAAGCCTCTCGAGGTTCGTATGGGTAGTGGTAAAGGTAACGTTGAGAAGTGGGTAGCAGTAGTTAAACCGGGTAAGATTATGTTCGAACTCGGAGGCGTGTCGGAAGAAATCGCTCGTGAAGCGATGCGTCTTGCCGCTCACAAGCTGCCTGTAAAGACTAAGTTTGTGAAACGTGAAGAATTGGGTGGTGAAGCAAATGAAAGCTAA
- the rpsH gene encoding 30S ribosomal protein S8 — protein sequence MTMSDPIADMLTRIRNANTVRHETVEMPASTMKKQIADILKREGFIRDAEFVEDSKQGIIRIFLKYGPSQERVITGLKRISKPGLRVYTKSNEVPRVLGGLGIAIISTSKGVMTDKEARQSKSGGEVVCYIW from the coding sequence ATGACTATGTCTGATCCTATTGCAGATATGCTTACTCGTATTCGTAACGCCAACACTGTGCGTCACGAGACAGTAGAAATGCCTGCTTCTACTATGAAAAAACAAATCGCGGACATCTTGAAGCGTGAGGGCTTCATTCGTGATGCTGAATTCGTTGAAGATAGCAAACAAGGGATTATCCGTATTTTCCTGAAATACGGCCCAAGCCAGGAACGCGTTATCACTGGTCTGAAAAGAATCAGTAAACCAGGTCTTCGCGTATACACGAAGAGCAATGAAGTGCCTCGTGTACTCGGTGGCCTTGGAATCGCGATTATCTCCACATCTAAGGGAGTTATGACCGACAAAGAAGCTCGTCAATCTAAATCCGGCGGAGAAGTTGTCTGCTACATTTGGTAA